From Mycobacterium colombiense CECT 3035:
TAGCGCTCGACGACCTGACCTTCTGCCGCGTCGCCCATCACGCCTCCGCTCCTCGGCCTGCGCCGAGCGTAACGCCGCGACGGAAAAACCGGCAGAATGTCGCCGTGGCGTTACACTCGCGGGCCCGGTCGTTGTTGTTCGTCCACGCCGATCGGACGCTGAGCGAGCTGGTGCCCGCGCCGCCGGACCCCGTTCGTGACTTCTACGTGGACCTCGACAACATCAAAGCCGTGCACCCGCTGATCGTGTCGGTGGACACGGTGTCCCGCACCGAAACCCCGGACGGCTACCAGCAGACCTATCGCGTGGTCGACCGGATTCCCGTGGGGCCGTTGACGATCCGAACCAGCTATCGGGCACGGCTGCGGGTGCCGGTCCGCGGCGACGTGCTGACCGAGGCCGATCAATCTCCTGGCGTGCGGCTGCGCGGCGCGGTGAGTTTCGAGGCCGTCGACGGAGGAACCCGCGTCACCGAACGGATTTCGATCACCGCACCGCGGCCGCTGGCCGGGATGACCATCCGCGAAGGCGTGAAGGCGCACGTCAAGATGCTGGCCGGCATCCGGCGTCACTTCGAGTCCGGGTGACCGAACGCCTTGGGGCTGCTCCCGTGATCACACGCCGGCGAAATCGATCACGCCGCGAATGTTGCGGCCCTCCCGAAGGTCGGTCATCGCCTCGTTGATCTGGTCGAGCCGATAGTGGCGGGTGACCAACTCGTCGAGCTTCACCGCGCCCGCCTGGTACATCGACAGCAGCATCGGCACGCTGGTACGCGGATTCATCCCGCCGTACAGCGCACCCCGCAGCTGCTTTGCCGACAGCGTCATCTCCTGCAGCACCAGGGGAACCGGGGGTTCGGTGAACGGCGTGATGCCGGTGAGCACGCAGACGCCGCCCTTGCGCAGCAGCGCCATCGCCAACGGCAGCAGGTCGACGTGTACCACACCGGGGCAGATCACCACCCGGTCCGCCATCAGGCCGGCGGTGATCTCTTTGACCACCGGCATCGCCTCCTGCGCGGAGGCGGCGGTGTGCGTGGCACCGAAGATCTTCGCCGAATCCCGTTTTGACTCAACCGGATCCACCGCGACGACATACTTCGCACCGACGGCGCGCGCACCTTGCAGGGCGTTCATCCCGACCCCACCGGCGCCGATGACGACGACCGTGTCGCCGGGTTCGGTGCCTGCCGATATCGTCGCGGAACCCCAGCCCGTGCTGACCCCGCACGAGACGAGCGAAGCGGCATGGAACGGGACAGCGTCGTCGATCTTGATGACCGACTTTTCCGACAGCACCGCGTATTCGGCGAACGTGCCGAGTTGTCCATAGGCCAACAGGTCTTCGTCGCCCAGGTGCCGGCGGCACGTTCCGTCGGTGGGCATCTCCCGGACGAACAGGCTTGCGCCGATGTCGCAGATGTAGCTCTGCCCGTTCACGCAGAAGCGGCAACTGCCGCACGCCGGTATGAACGACAGCGCCACATGGTCCCCCGGCCGCACCGACGTCACGCCGGGCCCGACTTCTTCGACGACACCGGCACCTTCGTGACCGCCGAGCAGCGGGAACCAGTCCGGTGCCGGCTGACCGCTGGCGGCCACCGCCTCGTCCGTCGGGACCACGTCGCCGGTGAACAGGTGGTCGTCGGAGTGACAGATTCCGGCGACGGCCATCCGCACCATGACCTCACCCGCGTGGGGCGGGTCCAGCTCGATCTCGCGGATCTCCCAGTCCTGGCCCACCCCGCGGATGACAGCGGCTCGACACTTCATGTGCGATCTCCCTTTGTTTCGTGTGGCATTGCGGCCCCGCCCTCAGTGCGCCAGGCCGGCGCGCAGCTCACGCTTGAGCACCTTGCCGTAGCTGTTTTTCGGTAGTTCGTCGACGAATTCGTAACGCTTGGGACGTTTGAAGCGGGCGATGCGCTCCAGCAGGTGTGCGTCCAGAGCCGCGGGATCGACCGAGCCGACGATGAAGGCGACCACGATCTCACCCCATTCGGCGTCCGGGGTGCCGACCACGCACGCCTCGGCGACGCCGGGGTGTTCGAGCAGGACCTCCTCCACCTCGCGGGGGTAGATGTTGCTCCCGCCGCTGATGACGACGTCCTTCGACCGGTCCCGCAGCGTGAGGAAACCGCGCGCGTCGAACGAGCCCATGTCGCCGGTGTAGAGCCAGCCGTCCTTGAGTGCGGCGCGGGTCGCTTCGGGGTTCTTCCAGTACCCGGACATGACCGCGTCTCCGCGACAGACGATTTCGCCGATCTCACCGGGCGGCGCCGGGCGACCGTCGGGGCCCAGCACCGCGACCTCCATCCCCGAGCGCGCGTAACCGACCGAACCCAGGACCGCGTCGTCGCCGGATTCGTGGTCGGCGCGTCGCAGCCCGGTGATGGTCATCGGTGACTCGCCCTGCCCGTAGATCTGCGCGAAGATCGGGCCGAACGCTGCGATCGCCTTGCGCAGGCTTTCGACGTACATGGGTCCGCCGCCGTAGACGATGGTGGCCAGATTGGCCGGGCGGGCGCGACCCGTGGCGACCAGACGTTGGACCATCGTCGGAGCCAGGAATGCGCTGGCGCTCGGGTGATGCTCGCAGAGGTCCAGGAATTCGTTCGGATCGAACGCCCCCGACTCGGGGAGGACCTGGCGCGCGGCGCGCAGCACGTACGGAAGGATGTACAGGCCCGAGCCGTGCGACATCGGTGCCGCGTGCACCAGGCTGCAGTTCTCGTCGGGGGCGTCGATGTCGGCGAGGTGCGCGACCGTCATCGCCGTGAGGTTGCGGTGCGTCAGCATTGCGCCTTTGGACCGACCGGTGGTGCCGCTGGTGTAGAACAGCCACGCCAGCGCCGACGGATCGGCGCGCGGGGGCGCCGACGGATGGGAGTCGAAACGCGCCGAATAGTGTTCGGAGTCAAGGAGTTCCGTCGGCGCCGCGGTCATCGGCGCGAGCTCGGCGCCGATGGCCTGCGAGGCGAACACCCGGGCGGCTCCGGCGTCGTCGAGGATCTGTGCCATCTCGCGCGGATGCAGCTTGTAGTTGATCGGGACGACCACGCAGTCGGCGGCCCAGGTCGCGAACATCAACTCGATGATCTCCGGACGGTTGTGGGTCGCGATCGCGATCCGGGCACCGGGATCGTGCTGCCGCCGGATCGACGCGGCCAGGCGTAATGCCCGGTCGCGCAACTCGATCCAGGTGCACACGCGGCGCTCTCCCCGGTACACCGCGCCGCGATCGGGGAAGCGGCTCGCGGCCGCGTCGAGCAGCGCGAACAGATTCATCGCTCGATCCACTGTGCCGACAGCGCCGATTCCGACAGGTACTTCGTCGAGCTCCAGCCGCCGTCCACCACGATCGTCTGGCCGTTGATGAAGCTGCCGCCGGGCGAGCACAGGAACGCGACGGTGCTGGCGATGTCGTCGATGCGGCCCAGCCGCTGATGCGGCGTCATCTCGGTGTTGATCTTGCGGAATCGCTCGTCCTCCAGGCGCTTTTCGACCATCGGCGTCACGGTCACCCCGGGCGCGACGGCGTTGCAGCGGATGCCGGACGCCCCGTACTGGCAGGCGATGTGGGTGGTCAGCGCGGTCAGCCCGCCCTTGGCCGCGGAGTAGGCGCCGCCGCGCAGGCCGCCGACGACCGCGAAGGTCGATGTCACGTTGATGATCGCTGACCCGGGCGCCATGTGCGGCAACACGTCTCGCGCGAGCCGAAACGGCGCCCGCAGCATCAATCCCAGGAAGTAGTCCAGGGTCTCGTCGTCGGTTTCGTGCAACGGTTTGGGGCTGCCCACTCCGGCGTTGTTGATCAAGAAGTCGATGTGGCCCCACCGGTCGACCGCGAGGTCCACGATGCGGCGCGGGGCGTCATCATCGGTGAGGTCGACGGCGAGGGTCGCGACGCGATCCGGATCGCCGACCGCGCTTGCCAGTTCGGCGAGCCGCGCCTCGTCGCGGCCGGTGCCGACGACGGCCATGCCCATTTCGGCGAGTTTTGTGGCGCACCCCAGGCCTATACCGCTGCTTGCTCCCGTGACGATCGCGACCTGCATCTCACCCATCCTTAGTCTCCGCGCGGCGACCCGCCGCGCCCGGCTTCGCCGCGTTCGCGATCGCCGCGTATCAGCGACGCCCGGATCTGGTGCTTGAGTATCTTGCCCGCGTCGTTGCGCGGAAGGGCGTCGGCGAGCACAACCTGTTCGGGGGCCTTGAATTTGGCGACACCCTTGCCCACCAGCAGGTCAAGCAGGCTCGCGACGTCCGGGGCCTGTCCGCCCGCGGGGACGATCACCGCACAGGCCCGCTCACCCGTGCGCTCGTCGGGCAGCCCGACGACCGCGATCTCGGCGATGCCGGGGTGGTCGGCGAGCAGGTCCTCGACCTCCTTGGCCGAGATGTTCTCGCCGCTGCGGATGATGACGTCCTTGGCCCGGCCGGTCACGACGAGGTACCGGTCTCCCGAACCGGCCGAGACCCAGCGCCCCAGGTCCCCGGTACGGAAAAAGCCCGCGGCATCGAAGGAATCGTCTTCGGGATGACGGTAACCCACCAGCATCTGCGGACCCCGCACACAGATCTCCCCGTCGCCGGTGGGCGCGGCCTCGTGCGCGACCAGCTTGATCTCCGCGATCCCCGGCCTGCCGTCGGTGTCCGCCGCGGGACCCGTTTCGTCCGGCCGGGGGGCGCCGACGGTCGCGACCGGCACTTCCGTGCAACCGTATACCCGGGTGACCACCGCGCGATCGAAATACTCGGCGGCCCGGCGGATCAACGACGGCGACACGGACGCGCCCCCGCAGATGAACACCTTCAGGTCGGGCAGCCGCGTGCCGGCCCGCTGCGCGGCGGCCAACAGCTGTTGCAGAAACGGTGTGGCCCCCGCCATGTGGGTGCACCGATGCGAGTCCATCAGTGCGACCGCCCCGGCCGCATCCCAGCGGTCCATCAGCACGGCGGTGGTACCCAGCAGTAGCGGGCATTCGAAGGCATAGATGGAGCCGCCGATGTGGGCGACCGGCGACGGCACCAGGAAGGTGTCGCCCGGGGCGACCGTCCAGTGGTCACGGATCTGGCAGATGAGCGCGTGCATCGAATTATGGGTGTGCAGCACGCCTTTCGGCCGGTTCGTGGTGCCGGACGTGTACAGGATCATCCGCACGGCGTCGGGATCGAGCGACGGCAGGGCCACGTCCCGTGGCGGGAGCTCCAGCAGCGCGGCATACGGTGTGTGCGGTCCGGCGT
This genomic window contains:
- a CDS encoding SRPBCC family protein, whose translation is MALHSRARSLLFVHADRTLSELVPAPPDPVRDFYVDLDNIKAVHPLIVSVDTVSRTETPDGYQQTYRVVDRIPVGPLTIRTSYRARLRVPVRGDVLTEADQSPGVRLRGAVSFEAVDGGTRVTERISITAPRPLAGMTIREGVKAHVKMLAGIRRHFESG
- a CDS encoding NDMA-dependent alcohol dehydrogenase, with the protein product MKCRAAVIRGVGQDWEIREIELDPPHAGEVMVRMAVAGICHSDDHLFTGDVVPTDEAVAASGQPAPDWFPLLGGHEGAGVVEEVGPGVTSVRPGDHVALSFIPACGSCRFCVNGQSYICDIGASLFVREMPTDGTCRRHLGDEDLLAYGQLGTFAEYAVLSEKSVIKIDDAVPFHAASLVSCGVSTGWGSATISAGTEPGDTVVVIGAGGVGMNALQGARAVGAKYVVAVDPVESKRDSAKIFGATHTAASAQEAMPVVKEITAGLMADRVVICPGVVHVDLLPLAMALLRKGGVCVLTGITPFTEPPVPLVLQEMTLSAKQLRGALYGGMNPRTSVPMLLSMYQAGAVKLDELVTRHYRLDQINEAMTDLREGRNIRGVIDFAGV
- a CDS encoding acyl-CoA synthetase translates to MNLFALLDAAASRFPDRGAVYRGERRVCTWIELRDRALRLAASIRRQHDPGARIAIATHNRPEIIELMFATWAADCVVVPINYKLHPREMAQILDDAGAARVFASQAIGAELAPMTAAPTELLDSEHYSARFDSHPSAPPRADPSALAWLFYTSGTTGRSKGAMLTHRNLTAMTVAHLADIDAPDENCSLVHAAPMSHGSGLYILPYVLRAARQVLPESGAFDPNEFLDLCEHHPSASAFLAPTMVQRLVATGRARPANLATIVYGGGPMYVESLRKAIAAFGPIFAQIYGQGESPMTITGLRRADHESGDDAVLGSVGYARSGMEVAVLGPDGRPAPPGEIGEIVCRGDAVMSGYWKNPEATRAALKDGWLYTGDMGSFDARGFLTLRDRSKDVVISGGSNIYPREVEEVLLEHPGVAEACVVGTPDAEWGEIVVAFIVGSVDPAALDAHLLERIARFKRPKRYEFVDELPKNSYGKVLKRELRAGLAH
- a CDS encoding SDR family NAD(P)-dependent oxidoreductase, encoding MGEMQVAIVTGASSGIGLGCATKLAEMGMAVVGTGRDEARLAELASAVGDPDRVATLAVDLTDDDAPRRIVDLAVDRWGHIDFLINNAGVGSPKPLHETDDETLDYFLGLMLRAPFRLARDVLPHMAPGSAIINVTSTFAVVGGLRGGAYSAAKGGLTALTTHIACQYGASGIRCNAVAPGVTVTPMVEKRLEDERFRKINTEMTPHQRLGRIDDIASTVAFLCSPGGSFINGQTIVVDGGWSSTKYLSESALSAQWIER
- a CDS encoding AMP-binding protein; this translates as MTARTARDATQAAEAYRRGLWVDTTLADALRTAATESPHRTLLVDKDVRLDCATLHARADALAHALLMRAPTGSVVSFMLPNWHESAVIYLAATLAGMVVNPILPSLRDHDLRYILQDAGTAIVFVPQQYGGHDYAAMLQRVTATMDRPPEVVALRGDAGPHTPYAALLELPPRDVALPSLDPDAVRMILYTSGTTNRPKGVLHTHNSMHALICQIRDHWTVAPGDTFLVPSPVAHIGGSIYAFECPLLLGTTAVLMDRWDAAGAVALMDSHRCTHMAGATPFLQQLLAAAQRAGTRLPDLKVFICGGASVSPSLIRRAAEYFDRAVVTRVYGCTEVPVATVGAPRPDETGPAADTDGRPGIAEIKLVAHEAAPTGDGEICVRGPQMLVGYRHPEDDSFDAAGFFRTGDLGRWVSAGSGDRYLVVTGRAKDVIIRSGENISAKEVEDLLADHPGIAEIAVVGLPDERTGERACAVIVPAGGQAPDVASLLDLLVGKGVAKFKAPEQVVLADALPRNDAGKILKHQIRASLIRGDRERGEAGRGGSPRGD